In the Streptomyces sp. 3214.6 genome, AAGGTGCTCCCGCCGAACGTCAACGAGTCGGTGCACAACTTCGCCGCCCAGGGCGACGACGTGATCCTCTTCGGCCTCGAAGCCGTGCGCAACGTCGGCACCAACGTGGTGGAGTCGATCATCAGGAGCCGCAAGGCCAAGGGGAAGTACGCCTCCTTCCCCGACTACCTCGACAAGGTCGAGGCGGTCGCCTGCAACAAGCGCACCACGGAGTCGCTGATCAAGGCGGGCGCGTTCGACACCCTCGGGCACACCCGCAAGGGCCTCACCGCGCAGTTCGAGCCGATGATCGACAACGTGGTGGCGGTCAAGCGCAAGGAGGCCGAGGGCCAGTTCGACCTCTTCGGCGGCATGGGCGAGGAGGAGACGAGCGAGCCCGGCTTCGGACTCGACGTCGAGTTCACCACCGACGAGTGGGACAAGACGTATCTGCTCGCCCAGGAGCGGGAGATGCTCGGTCTGTACGTCTCCGACCACCCGCTGTTCGGCCTGGAGCACGTGCTGTCCGACAAGGCCGACGCGGGCATCGCCCAGCTCACCGGAGGTGAGCACGCGGACGGCGCGGTGGTGACCATCGGCGGCATCATCTCGGGCCTGCAGCGCAAGATGACCAAGCAGGGCAACGCCTGGGCGATCGCCACCGTCGAGGACCTCGCGGGCTCCATCGAGTGCATGTTCTTCCCGGCGACCTACCAGCTCGTCTCGACCCAACTCGTCGAGGACGCCGTCGTCTTCGTCAAGGGCCGCCTCGACAAGCGCGAGGACGTGCCGCGGCTCGTCGCCATGGAGCTCCAGGTGCCGGACCTGTCGAACGCGGGCACCAACGCGCCCGTGATCCTCACCATCCCGGCGACCCGGGTCACCCCGCCGATGATCAACCGCCTCGGTGAGATCCTCACCCACCACAAGGGCGACAGCGAGGTCCGGATCAAGCTCCAGGGCCCGACGAAGACGACCGTCCTGCGCCTGGACCGGCACCGGGTCAAGCCCGACCCCGCGCTGTTCGGCGATCTGAAGGTGCTGCTCGGCCCGTCCTGCCTGGCCGGCTGACGGACAATGCGGCCGACGGACTGATCGGCTGACGCGACTCAGGCGCGAGGGGCGCATCCGGTTTCGGATGCGCCCCTCGGTGTGCTTGGGCTGCAACAGCCCGCCCTGCGGACGTCAGTTGTGGCCGAAGCGCTTCTGCCGGCCCTTGCGGGCGACATCGGCAGGCGTCACCTGCGAGATGCGCTGCTCGGCCTGGTCCTGCATCGAGGACTGCTGGGCCTGCTGCTGACCACGCTCGGACTGCGGCTGTTTACGATCCTGCTTCTTGTTCTTGGCCATGGTGATCTGCCTCCTGGGGGGATCTGAGGGCCAGAGACGGGACCAGATTCACATAGGCTGACTTACGACGCATTTCGGATAATTACCGTCTGTAACAGGGGTTGTCGGAGCGCACATACCTGAAACGCCACGCCGAAGATCGAGTTCGGGCCGTTAACCCCCGTCAGGTCGGGCAGACTCGAAGGAAGCCCAAAGCAAACCTCCCGTAAAGAGGGTGAGTCGTGTGGACCGCTGCATCGTCCTGGTGGACGCCGGGTATCTGCTGGGGGCCGCCGCCAGTCTCCTTGCCGGAGAGCCCTCGCGGTCCCGGATCACCGTGGATCACGCCGCCCTCGTCCAGGGCCTGCGCGAACAGGCCGAGTCCGAGACCGAGCGGCCACTCCTGCGCATCTACTGGTTCGACGGCGCCCCGGACCGCGTCCCCCAGCCCGAGCACCGCAGGCTGCGCGTGATGCCCAGGGTGACGGTCCGGCTGGGCGCGCTGACCCGCAGCGACGGCCGCTGGGCCCAGAAGGGCGTCGACGCGGCCATGCACGCCGAGCTGACCGAACTGGCCCGCAACCGCGCCTGCTCCGACGTCGTCCTCGTCACCGGCGACGGCGACCTGCTGCCCGGCATGATGGCCGCCAAGGAGCACGGCGTCGCCGTCCACCTGTGGGCCGTCCAGGCCGCCGACGGCGACTACAACCAGTCCGAGGACCTCGTCGCCGAGGCCGACGAACGGCGCGTCCTGGACCGTACGTGGATCACCAAGGCCGTCCGCGCCAAGGAGACCGGCGGGATCTGCGCCCCGCCGCCCGCGCCCCGGCCCGAGATCGCCGCGATCCTCTCCGCGCCGCTGCCCGACTCCGGCCTCGCCCCCGCGGCCGAGCGCACCGTCGAGGAGGCCGAGCACCCTTCCGGGGCCGGCGCCTCCCAGAACGGCGCGCAGGAGCGCGTCCCCGCCCCCAAGGGCGTCCCGACCCCCAAGGACCTGGCGGCCCTGCGCGCACCGGGCGAGCGGGCCGCCCAGCACCCCACCACCGCGACCCTGCGCTGGTCCTCCGACAAGGGCTGGGTCGACCGCCCCGGCGTCGCCGCCGAGCCCTCCGAGGTCGCCTCGATGCCGACGCTCGCGCAGCTCACCACCGCGGAGCAGCGGTGGGCCGACCGCGAGGAGGACATCACCACCGTCGGCGGGGACCCCTACGAGGTGGGGCAGGTCTTCGCGCGCCGGTGGATGGAACGCCTCGGCGACCAGGGCCATCTGCAGAAGCTGTCGGGCATGTACCCGCGGATCCCGCACCGTATCGACGGCGAGCTGCTGCGGTACGCGGCCCGCTTCGGACTGCTCGCGCACAAGGACGACCAGATCGACGAACACGACCGGTACGCCATCCGGGCGGGCTTCTGGCGCGAGATCGACGTACGGACGGCGGCCGAGCACGCCCCGGCGGGGGACTGAACCGGGCACTCGGGCCGCCCCCGACGGCGGGCGGAGGTCCCCGACCCCGTAGTCTCGTGCCTTGTGAGTACGCGCGCGGCACCGGTGACTCGGCACAAGGACGAGGTCGTGTGTGCCGTGCGCGGGCTGACCAAGACGTATCCGGCGGTCCGGGGCCGGCGCGGCACCCCCGCGACCCCCGAGGTCCGGGCCACCGACGACGTACGGCTGGACATCCGGCGCGGCGAGATCTTCGGGCTGCTCGGGCCGAACGGGGCCGGCAAGTCCACCCTCGTCCGGCAGTTGACCGGGCTCATGCGGCCGGACACGGGCAGCGTGGAGATCCTCGGCCACGACATCGTGCGCCACCCCGAGCGGGCCGCGCGGATCCTCGCCTACCTCGGGCAGGAGTCCACCGCCCTCGACGAACTCACCGTCTCCCTCGCCGCCGAGACCACCGGACGGCTGCGCGGCCTCGACGTGCGCGCCGCCCGCCGGGAGCGGGACGCCGTCCTCGACGAGCTGGGCCTCACGCCGATCGCCGGCCGGCCACTGCGCAAGCTGTCCGGCGGGCAGCGGCGGCTGGCCTGCTTCGCGGCCGTGCTGGTGGGGGAGCGGCCGCTGCTGGTGCTGGACGAGCCGACCACCGGGATGGACCCGGTCGCGCGCCGGGCCGTGTGGGCCGCCGTGGACCGGCGGCGGGCCGAACACGGGGCGACCGTGCTGCTCGTCACCCACAACGTCATCGAGGCGGAGACCGTCCTCGACCGGGTCGCCGTCCTCGACCAGGGCCGGGTCATCGCTTGTGACACCCCCGCCGGGCTCAAGGAGCAGGTCGCAGGGGAGGTGCGGGTCGAGCTGGTGTGGCGGGAGCGGGCACCGCTGGACGTGCCCGAGGTCGCCGCGCTGCGCGAGCGGGCCGTGGAGTCCGGGCGCCGCTGGACGCTGCGGCTCGCCCCCGACGAGGCCCGTGCGATCGTCGCCACCGTCACCGGCGGGGCCGCGTTCGCCGCGCTCGACGACTTCACCCTGGCCACCCCGAGCCTGGAGGACGTCTACCTGGCGCTGGGCGGGGCGGCACGGCAGGGGCTGGTGCGGGCATGAGCGCGAGGACCGTGAGCGCGAGAGCCGTGAGTGCGAGAGCCCTCGTCTCCGTATGGGACGGTATGAGAACCGTAGGGAAGAGGAGCAACGTCACGTGAGTGTCGTACCCGCCGAGGTTCTGCCGGGGAGCGCCGGGGCCGTCACGGAGCCGGCCCACCGTGCCGTCGCCGAGCTTGCGCCGCGCGCGCGGCTGTGGCCGTCGCTCGTGGCCGTGTACCGGGCGCAGCTGTCCCGGGCGCGGGTGGCGCGCATTCCGCTGCTGTTCGTGGCGACCTTCCAGTCGGTCGGCATCCTGATCATGATGCGGGGCGTGGTGGACGGCGGGCGCGAGGCGGAGGCCGTCGTCGCGGGGTCGGCCGTGCTGGTCGTCGCCTTCGTCGCGCTGAACCTGCTCGCGCAGTACTTCGGACAGCTGCGGGCGAGCGGCGGGCTGGATCACTACGCGACTCTTCCGGTGCCGCCGGCGGCCGTGGTGCTGGGCGCGGCCGGGGCGTACGCCTCGTTCACCGTGCCGGGGACGCTGGTGACGGCCGTGTTCGGGTGCGTGCTGTTCGGGCTGCCGCTGACGCATCTGTGGGTGCTCGCGGCCGTGATCCCGCTGGCGGGCGCCGCACTGTCCGGGCTCGGGGCGGCCTTCGGGCTGCTCGCGCCGAGGCCGGAGCTGGCCACGGTGCTGGGGCAGCTCGGCATGTCGGCCGCGCTGCTGCTGGGTGTGCTGCCGCCGGACCGGATGCCGGAGGCGGTGCGCTTCGCCCGCGACCTGCTGCCGTCGACGTACGGCGTCGAGGCCTTCGCGCGGACGTTCGGGGCGGATCCCGACTGGGCGTTCGTCCTCGGCGACCTCGCCGTGTGCGCGGGCGTGGGCGTCGTGTCGCTCGCCGTCGCCACCTGGGCGTACCGTCGGGCCGCCGTCCGGTGACGCGCCGCACGGGCGGGCCTGGCACGATGGCAGGGTGACCGCACCGCTGACTCCGCCTCCGCCGCCGCACGAGCCGTCCCCGCACGTACCGTCCTCGCCTGAGCCGTCCCCGCGCCGGCCGTCTCCGCACGAGGCGTGGCCGCCGTCGCCCGGAGGGTACGCCGGGATGGCCGCCGCGCCCCACGAGGTGTCGTACGGACAGGACGGGCCCGGGATGAAGACCGAACTGCGGGAAGCCGCCGTGATCACGGTGGGGGTCGCGCTCACCGGGGCGCTGCTCGGGCTGCTGTGGGTGTGGCTGGCGCCGAAGGTGCCGCTCGTGGGGGACGTGGTCCAGGGCAACTGGGTCGTCTACTTCAAGGACACCGAGGGGGAGCAGGCGATCGGGGTGGACGGAACGTTCACGCTGCTGGCTCTGGCGTTCGGTGCGGTGAGCGCTGTGGCGGTGTTCGCCTGGCGGCGGCGTGGGGGAGTGCCGCTCGTCGTCGCCCTGGCGCTCGGGGGGTTGCTCGGGTCGCTGCTGGCGTGGCGGGTGGGGGTGTGGCTCGGGCCCGACTCCGATGTGCTGGCGCATGCGCGGGCCGCGGGCAAGGGGGTGACGTTCTCGGCGCCGCTGAAGCTCGGGGCGAAGGGGGCGTTGCTGGCCTGGTCGTTGGCCGGGTTGCTGGTGCATCTGGGACTTACGGCGCTGTTCGGGCCTCGGGATCCCGATCCATATCAGGCGCAGGGGGCTCCGCCTGCGGACGGGTACGGGGCGCCTGTGGCTTAGGGCGGGATTTCGCCCCCGCCGCCCTACCCGGTCCCATCCCCGGGGGTTGCGCCCCCGGACCCCCGCTGTCGGCCCTGAACGGGCCTCGTCCTCAAGCGCCGCACGGGCTGTTATGCGCGGGCGATTGGGGACAGTACCGCCTCCGTCAGGTGGGCCAGATCCTGGGGGGACAGCTCCACCTCCAAGCCCCTGCGGCCCGCCGAGACGCAGATCGTGGGGTGGGTCGTGGCCGAGTCGTCCAGGACCGTGGGGAGTCTCTTGCGCTGGCCCAGGGGGGAGATGCCGCCTCGGACGTAGCCCGTGGTGCGTTCCGCCAGGGTCGGGTCGGCCATGGCCGCCCGTTTGCCGCCGACCGCCGCCGCCAGGGCCTTCAGGTCCAGGGAGCCGGCCACCGGGACCACCGCCACCGTGAGGGCGCCGTCGACGTCCGCGACCAGGGTCTTGAAGACCCGGTCGGGGGACACGCCCATCGCCTCGGCCGCTTCCTCGCCGTAGGACGGGTGGCTCGGGTCGTGGTCGTAGGCGTGGACGGTGAAGTCCACCCCCGCCGCCGTCAGGGCCACCGTCGCGGGTGTGCCGCCGGGCTGCTGTTGCTTCTTCGGCTTCTTCGCCATGCTCGGGCCTTCAGTTGCCTTGAGGTGTCTTCAGTTGAGGCTGGTCGGGCCTCGCGTCAGGTCCGACGCGGGCAGTGAGGGCAGGCTGCGGATGATCGCCGTCTCCGCGCGCAGCAGCTTCAGCTCGTCCCGCAGCCGGGAGGCCGTGTCGGGGGCCTGGAGGAGGCGCTGCTTGGCCGGGGTGTCCAGCATCATCGCGGCCGCCACCAGGTACGACACGACCGACGGGTCGTCGGGGAGGTCCGCGCCGGTGGCCAGGGAGCGTTCGCGGGCGCCCGCCAGACGCTTCTGGTACTGGCGGAAGGCCCGCAGCACGCCTTCCGCGAGGGCACCCGCCTCGTCCCCCGGGTCCTCCGGCAGCTCCTGGAGCTCGGCCGTCAGGAACGGGCCCGAGGCGTCCACCGAGAGCAGCTTCACGCGGGTCGTGCCCGTCGCCAGCACCTCGAACGTGCCGTCGGCCCGCTCGCGGATCGTCGCCGCGTCGGCCACGCAGCCGACGCCGTGCAGGGCCTTGACCGGATCGTCCCCGAAGCCGGCCGCGGGGCCGCGCTCGGGCAGCGCGGTCTGGTCGGGCAGCCCCGGCCCGCTGGGCGCCACCTCGTGGCCATCGCGGATGGCGACGACGGCGAACCGGCGCGATTCGTCCTCGGGGGTCTTCAACAGATCGCGCATCATGGCGCGATAGCGCTCCTCGAAGACGTTGAGCGGGAGCACGAGTCCCGGGAACAACACCGAGTTCAGGGGGAAGAGCGGCAGGCGGACGGTGGTCACGACGCAGAAGCCTAGTGGTCCAGCGCGCGGGCTCGTCCGCCGTGCCCGTTCCCCGGACGCCACGGGGTCTGCCCCGACGGTCCCGAGCGCACTTCCTCGCGTACGGCCAGGAAGTGCCCGAGGGGGTCGTCCGACAGCCGGCCCCAGGGGAAGGAGGTGGCGTACGGGCCGATCAGGCGCAGCTGTGCGAGGGCGTCGTCGCGGCGGCCCAGCCGGACCAGGACGTACGTCAGGACGTTGCGGATCTCGGCCGGCCACGGGTCGGCGGCGGGGAACCGCGCGGAGAGCGCGAGGGCGCGGTCGGCCGCCGCGTCCAGCCGCTCGCGCGGCACCTCGGGGCCACAGCCGTCGGTGAGGTACGCGAAGGCGGCCCGCGCGGGCAGCGCCTGGACGAGGGAGCCGGCCGGGGCGTCCTGCGCGGCCCGGTCGGCGAAGTCGAAGCACTCCCGGTGGGAGCCGTGCCACGACTCGGCCAGATAGCGTTTGGCGGCCACATGGCAGCCGTAGTGGTGCGGGGCGCGGCGGACCGCGGCCGCCCACAGCTCGCCGAAGTACTTGTGCCCGGCCCGCGCCCCGCGCGCGTGGTCCAGGGCGATCCGCCACGGCACCGGGTCGCGGACGTCGCTCTGCGCGGCCGCCGTGATCAGCGGACTCACCTCGCGCAGCAGTTCGGCCCGGGCCGGTGACTGCCAGGCGCGCGCCACCGCGAGCTGGGCGGCGACGAGGAGGACGTCGGGGTCGCGCGGGGCGGCGGCGCCCCACTCCTCGAACCACTCCGGACGCGAGCGCGCGAAGGACGCCAGCCGGGTCACGTACCGGTCGCGGTACTCCCACTCGGCCCGTTCCCGGGTGTGGGCCAGCAGCTCGGCGGCGGGCGCGTAGGCGCCCAGGCCGGCGGCGACCAGCGCGGGCCCGAGCCGGTCGTCGGGCACGTCGAGGAGCACCTCGTCGTCGGCGGGGAGCCCGGCGGCGCTGTGGGGGGCGGCGTTCCGCGCCGTCCGGGAGAACCGGGAGGCGCGGATGAACGGGGGCAGCAGAGCCATGGTGCCGACCATTGAAAAGCCGCTGGTTCAGATTGCGCCAGAGGGTTCGGGCAACCTGTGGAAAGTTGTACGGCCCCGGGTCAAGGGACGGTAAAGGTGGAAGGGGCGGGGCGCTCAGCCCCGGCGCAGCAGTCGCGTCGCCCCCGCCGCCACCGTCGTCGCCAGGATCCAGCCGAGCAGGATCAGCGCCGC is a window encoding:
- a CDS encoding NYN domain-containing protein, which translates into the protein MDRCIVLVDAGYLLGAAASLLAGEPSRSRITVDHAALVQGLREQAESETERPLLRIYWFDGAPDRVPQPEHRRLRVMPRVTVRLGALTRSDGRWAQKGVDAAMHAELTELARNRACSDVVLVTGDGDLLPGMMAAKEHGVAVHLWAVQAADGDYNQSEDLVAEADERRVLDRTWITKAVRAKETGGICAPPPAPRPEIAAILSAPLPDSGLAPAAERTVEEAEHPSGAGASQNGAQERVPAPKGVPTPKDLAALRAPGERAAQHPTTATLRWSSDKGWVDRPGVAAEPSEVASMPTLAQLTTAEQRWADREEDITTVGGDPYEVGQVFARRWMERLGDQGHLQKLSGMYPRIPHRIDGELLRYAARFGLLAHKDDQIDEHDRYAIRAGFWREIDVRTAAEHAPAGD
- a CDS encoding ABC transporter ATP-binding protein, translating into MCAVRGLTKTYPAVRGRRGTPATPEVRATDDVRLDIRRGEIFGLLGPNGAGKSTLVRQLTGLMRPDTGSVEILGHDIVRHPERAARILAYLGQESTALDELTVSLAAETTGRLRGLDVRAARRERDAVLDELGLTPIAGRPLRKLSGGQRRLACFAAVLVGERPLLVLDEPTTGMDPVARRAVWAAVDRRRAEHGATVLLVTHNVIEAETVLDRVAVLDQGRVIACDTPAGLKEQVAGEVRVELVWRERAPLDVPEVAALRERAVESGRRWTLRLAPDEARAIVATVTGGAAFAALDDFTLATPSLEDVYLALGGAARQGLVRA
- a CDS encoding ABC transporter permease, which gives rise to MSVVPAEVLPGSAGAVTEPAHRAVAELAPRARLWPSLVAVYRAQLSRARVARIPLLFVATFQSVGILIMMRGVVDGGREAEAVVAGSAVLVVAFVALNLLAQYFGQLRASGGLDHYATLPVPPAAVVLGAAGAYASFTVPGTLVTAVFGCVLFGLPLTHLWVLAAVIPLAGAALSGLGAAFGLLAPRPELATVLGQLGMSAALLLGVLPPDRMPEAVRFARDLLPSTYGVEAFARTFGADPDWAFVLGDLAVCAGVGVVSLAVATWAYRRAAVR
- a CDS encoding DUF2567 domain-containing protein, which translates into the protein MTAPLTPPPPPHEPSPHVPSSPEPSPRRPSPHEAWPPSPGGYAGMAAAPHEVSYGQDGPGMKTELREAAVITVGVALTGALLGLLWVWLAPKVPLVGDVVQGNWVVYFKDTEGEQAIGVDGTFTLLALAFGAVSAVAVFAWRRRGGVPLVVALALGGLLGSLLAWRVGVWLGPDSDVLAHARAAGKGVTFSAPLKLGAKGALLAWSLAGLLVHLGLTALFGPRDPDPYQAQGAPPADGYGAPVA
- the ybaK gene encoding Cys-tRNA(Pro) deacylase gives rise to the protein MAKKPKKQQQPGGTPATVALTAAGVDFTVHAYDHDPSHPSYGEEAAEAMGVSPDRVFKTLVADVDGALTVAVVPVAGSLDLKALAAAVGGKRAAMADPTLAERTTGYVRGGISPLGQRKRLPTVLDDSATTHPTICVSAGRRGLEVELSPQDLAHLTEAVLSPIARA
- a CDS encoding LON peptidase substrate-binding domain-containing protein, giving the protein MTTVRLPLFPLNSVLFPGLVLPLNVFEERYRAMMRDLLKTPEDESRRFAVVAIRDGHEVAPSGPGLPDQTALPERGPAAGFGDDPVKALHGVGCVADAATIRERADGTFEVLATGTTRVKLLSVDASGPFLTAELQELPEDPGDEAGALAEGVLRAFRQYQKRLAGARERSLATGADLPDDPSVVSYLVAAAMMLDTPAKQRLLQAPDTASRLRDELKLLRAETAIIRSLPSLPASDLTRGPTSLN